The following proteins are encoded in a genomic region of Blastopirellula marina:
- a CDS encoding alkaline phosphatase — protein sequence MRKLIPAAIVTAMFLAIVPIAHCARPGDPVAELQETNTETNETNGLHWGPNPKTYSNWTTHSNRLIPVYTFGINLDSVRGQNSIYRSEEKLKELFGFVPTKTVNPEAEYFDQTDVYRLQKMAVDSGKKRIILFVYDGMDWQTTWAAAINKSGKVPYREGRGTGLHFQDYRGATTDFGYFVTTPHNSGTDVNVDRQIVTSPGGSTKGGYDPKEAGDKPWSIPPDANYPIAKGKNTKHAYTDSSASATSMTAGIKTYNNAVNVDYLGREILPISRQLQSEGWHIGVVTSVPICHATPGSAYANNVHRYDYQDITRDMIGLPSVFHPGALPGVDVLIGGGSGDKKEKDGNQGENFVPGNPYLTQEDMEKINLANGGPYVVAERTSGRKGPEVLEEAKAKAIAEEKRLFGFFGVKGGHLPFQTANGDFNPVGSRPSKVEKYTEADISENVTLSDMSLAALDTLEAKGKPWWLMIEAGDVDWANHSNNIDNSIGAVLSGDQAFHSVTKWIEEHGGWDDTCLILTADHGHYLVLEDPEVLTVK from the coding sequence GTGCGAAAGCTAATTCCCGCTGCGATTGTCACCGCTATGTTCCTCGCCATTGTCCCGATTGCGCATTGCGCAAGGCCTGGTGATCCGGTCGCGGAACTACAGGAAACCAATACCGAGACAAATGAAACCAACGGATTGCATTGGGGCCCGAATCCTAAGACCTATTCGAATTGGACAACTCACTCAAATCGACTAATCCCGGTTTACACATTCGGAATCAACCTCGACTCTGTTCGGGGGCAGAATAGTATCTACCGGAGCGAAGAGAAGCTGAAAGAACTGTTCGGCTTTGTGCCCACGAAAACCGTTAATCCCGAAGCAGAGTATTTCGACCAAACCGACGTCTATCGCCTGCAGAAGATGGCGGTCGATTCAGGCAAGAAACGGATCATTCTATTTGTCTACGATGGCATGGACTGGCAAACGACCTGGGCCGCCGCCATTAACAAGAGCGGCAAGGTGCCGTATCGCGAAGGTCGTGGGACCGGCCTCCATTTTCAAGACTACCGTGGAGCAACCACCGACTTTGGCTACTTTGTGACAACGCCGCACAACAGCGGTACCGACGTGAATGTCGATCGCCAAATCGTTACCTCGCCAGGCGGTAGTACCAAGGGTGGCTACGACCCGAAGGAGGCGGGCGACAAGCCTTGGTCAATTCCGCCGGATGCAAACTACCCGATTGCGAAGGGTAAAAATACCAAGCACGCCTACACCGATTCGTCCGCTTCGGCGACTTCGATGACCGCTGGGATCAAGACCTACAATAACGCAGTAAATGTCGACTACCTCGGTCGTGAGATCCTTCCAATTTCGCGGCAACTGCAGAGCGAAGGATGGCACATCGGCGTGGTAACTAGTGTACCGATTTGTCATGCGACGCCAGGCAGCGCTTATGCGAACAATGTGCATCGTTACGACTACCAAGACATCACGCGCGACATGATTGGCCTGCCTTCCGTTTTCCACCCAGGTGCTTTGCCTGGCGTTGATGTTCTGATTGGTGGTGGTTCGGGTGACAAGAAAGAAAAGGATGGAAACCAAGGCGAGAATTTCGTACCTGGTAATCCTTATCTCACTCAGGAAGACATGGAAAAAATTAACTTGGCCAACGGCGGCCCATACGTCGTCGCCGAGAGAACTTCTGGCCGTAAAGGACCGGAAGTCCTCGAAGAAGCTAAGGCGAAAGCGATCGCGGAAGAGAAACGCTTGTTCGGTTTCTTTGGCGTGAAAGGTGGGCATCTTCCCTTCCAAACGGCCAATGGTGATTTCAATCCTGTCGGTTCACGGCCCAGCAAAGTCGAGAAGTACACCGAAGCGGACATCAGCGAGAATGTCACTCTTAGCGACATGAGCTTAGCCGCGCTCGATACATTGGAAGCCAAAGGAAAGCCTTGGTGGCTAATGATCGAAGCGGGCGATGTCGACTGGGCGAATCATTCGAATAACATCGACAATTCGATCGGCGCCGTTCTCAGCGGCGATCAAGCATTCCACAGTGTGACCAAATGGATCGAAGAGCACGGTGGCTGGGATGATACCTGCCTTATCCTGACCGCAGACCACGGGCACTATCTCGTGCTAGAAGATCCTGAAGTTCTGACAGTGAAGTAA
- a CDS encoding DUF1559 domain-containing protein produces the protein MSTTRRSPLGFTLVELLVVIAIIGVLIALLLPAVQQAREAARRMSCSNNSKQLALALHNYHDTHGCFPIGSIQTTNGERPASWLVRIWPFIEQSAAYEQSTFIGNDWSGRGFDKNWRATTVLDVDFLNCPSNPMTQFWTQNASSEMTSDGCPSSIKYQIPDYVGCTGQYNGGPLTNWNGYNGREDYNGIFTVLDVRNSEPTSFKHVTDGTSNTIALGEQSDFVKIMDSSGNVQKKDTYRAWTWHGGGWSGGGGGTAAEAYWKGLTSVRAGINFVPSTTNNPFGMGDYWYGRPGYHTIYTSAHPGGAMIALGDGSVRFISENINFTTLTRLANRHDGQVVGEY, from the coding sequence ATGTCGACCACCCGCCGAAGCCCTCTCGGCTTCACTCTCGTTGAACTCCTCGTGGTGATTGCCATTATTGGCGTCTTAATCGCCCTTCTGCTGCCAGCCGTGCAGCAGGCTCGTGAAGCTGCTCGCCGCATGAGCTGCAGTAACAACTCCAAGCAGCTTGCCCTAGCGCTGCACAACTATCACGATACGCACGGTTGTTTCCCAATCGGAAGTATTCAAACGACCAACGGCGAACGTCCCGCTAGTTGGTTGGTTCGTATCTGGCCGTTCATCGAGCAATCGGCTGCTTACGAGCAATCGACCTTTATCGGTAATGACTGGTCCGGTCGTGGCTTCGACAAGAACTGGCGTGCTACCACGGTTCTGGATGTTGACTTCCTGAACTGCCCATCGAATCCGATGACCCAATTCTGGACTCAGAATGCTTCGTCAGAAATGACCAGCGACGGTTGCCCTTCGTCGATCAAATATCAGATTCCTGACTACGTCGGCTGCACCGGTCAATACAACGGTGGTCCGCTGACCAACTGGAATGGCTACAACGGCCGCGAAGATTACAACGGTATCTTCACCGTCCTGGACGTCCGCAACTCCGAACCTACCAGCTTCAAGCACGTCACCGACGGTACCAGCAACACGATTGCCTTGGGCGAACAGTCTGACTTCGTGAAGATCATGGACTCGTCCGGTAATGTCCAGAAGAAGGACACCTACCGAGCTTGGACTTGGCACGGTGGTGGTTGGTCCGGCGGTGGTGGCGGTACGGCTGCCGAAGCTTACTGGAAGGGCTTGACCTCGGTGCGTGCCGGTATCAACTTCGTTCCTTCCACGACCAACAACCCGTTCGGAATGGGTGACTACTGGTACGGTCGTCCTGGTTACCACACCATCTACACCTCGGCTCACCCAGGTGGTGCGATGATCGCTCTGGGCGATGGCTCGGTTCGTTTCATCAGCGAAAACATCAACTTCACCACGTTGACCCGCTTGGCGAATCGTCATGACGGTCAGGTCGTCGGCGAATACTAA
- a CDS encoding carboxypeptidase-like regulatory domain-containing protein — protein MKLSILLVLILGILTSAGCAGAKEDGGLVSGKVTLNGKPLSGADIKFHNADLGFGVTCPLNEDGTFASVDIVPAATYQIAIAPSASGLEPGASGMPTIPKLPSGLPKKYTFPEKSGVSAEVKNQPQNDFEFDLSSK, from the coding sequence ATGAAACTATCAATTCTATTGGTTCTCATTCTCGGTATCCTAACTTCGGCTGGCTGTGCTGGAGCAAAAGAGGATGGCGGGTTGGTTTCCGGCAAAGTTACTTTGAACGGTAAACCGTTGTCGGGCGCTGACATCAAGTTTCATAACGCAGATCTTGGTTTTGGGGTCACTTGCCCTCTGAACGAAGATGGTACTTTTGCCAGTGTCGATATCGTGCCGGCGGCAACGTATCAAATCGCTATCGCTCCTTCCGCTTCCGGCTTAGAACCGGGCGCCAGCGGAATGCCGACCATTCCTAAGCTTCCTTCCGGATTGCCGAAGAAGTACACCTTTCCGGAAAAGAGCGGTGTGAGCGCTGAGGTAAAGAATCAGCCGCAAAACGATTTTGAGTTCGATCTGTCCTCAAAGTAA
- a CDS encoding DUF1559 domain-containing protein yields MRTATLKPRGFTLVELLVVIAIIGVLIALLLPAVQQAREAARRMQCTNNMKQLGLALHMYNDTYKALPMGVLQNHNWRVSVLPYIEQKALYDFLDFGQSFSGSSSNSGTNVNYLSDVAIDAFICPSSPLDPNMNPGWNSHKFQYHHYMGVSGAVGTNIGTCQKFYGWNCDNGPFGMNRKVRLAELTDGTSNTMILGEQSQRVKYTGSGVGSWPFADGKTMAPGGYHGGWEGPANLDQTGSQWGIMSGIVPIQYGPNATCPDQWECGYCYVNSTILASQHPGGILITLADGSSRFIAETIDLNNFKLLALRSDGQVVTFD; encoded by the coding sequence ATGAGAACTGCCACTTTGAAGCCTCGTGGTTTCACCTTAGTTGAACTTCTGGTTGTCATCGCGATTATTGGTGTATTGATTGCCCTTCTGCTGCCGGCTGTCCAGCAAGCTCGAGAGGCAGCTCGCCGTATGCAGTGCACCAACAACATGAAACAATTGGGCCTCGCGCTGCATATGTACAACGACACCTACAAGGCGTTGCCAATGGGTGTGCTGCAGAACCACAACTGGCGTGTGTCGGTCTTACCGTACATCGAGCAGAAAGCTCTTTACGACTTCCTCGATTTCGGCCAGTCGTTCAGTGGCAGCTCGTCGAACTCGGGCACCAATGTGAACTACTTGTCGGATGTGGCCATCGATGCGTTCATTTGCCCATCGAGCCCATTGGACCCGAACATGAATCCTGGTTGGAACAGTCATAAGTTCCAATACCATCATTACATGGGCGTGAGTGGTGCCGTGGGTACCAACATTGGTACTTGCCAGAAGTTCTATGGTTGGAACTGTGATAACGGTCCGTTTGGTATGAATCGAAAGGTTCGCTTGGCCGAACTGACCGATGGTACGTCGAACACGATGATCCTGGGCGAACAATCGCAACGCGTGAAGTACACCGGCTCTGGCGTGGGCTCTTGGCCGTTCGCGGACGGTAAAACGATGGCACCAGGGGGATACCATGGTGGCTGGGAAGGACCTGCCAACTTGGACCAAACCGGCAGCCAATGGGGCATCATGTCCGGAATCGTTCCGATTCAATACGGGCCCAATGCGACCTGTCCAGATCAATGGGAATGTGGCTACTGTTACGTGAACTCGACGATTCTGGCTTCTCAGCATCCTGGCGGGATCTTGATTACGCTTGCGGATGGTTCGAGCCGTTTCATTGCCGAAACGATCGATCTGAACAATTTCAAGTTGCTTGCACTGCGTAGCGACGGCCAAGTTGTGACGTTTGACTAA